From the Coffea eugenioides isolate CCC68of chromosome 1, Ceug_1.0, whole genome shotgun sequence genome, the window aaaataacccTAAAAACGGCTAATTCAAACGGAGCTTATTTCTACGAGGGGGCAACAGAGACCAATGGACCTTCACGTCAGATGACGTGGGTCAACGGACGCTATTGACCCTCCTCACACACTCCAAAAGCTTCCACACACATCCGGACACCGGTACAAACACAAAACACAGAAAGACAGACACCCGGGAAGACAGAGCCGGCCGGCCCGACAGATGATCTGAAtaaaaccaaaacaaaaggaTTAAATTAACTGGGATGCTGCTTTTGCAGGGCCAGGACCTTGGCCCAAGCCGGCCTGGCCAAGATATCAGCGCACCAGGCACTCACGTGGGGCCGTGCATCGAACACTTTCCTGGCGGTCGTACCCATCAAGTAGTTGATAGCAGGGAGATGGTTGAGATCCGCCAGGGTAAAGCAGTCTCCGGCCAAGTACTTTGACTGCCCCAACCGAGCCTCGTACACATCAAGAATCTCACCCAGCTTCCCCTCGTGCTCTGCCACCACCGCATCGTCGGTGTTCATGCCCAGGAGGGGCTTTACGGACAGCTCGAACACCAGCTTTGAAGATGGAGGGTCAAATTTCTGAGCCTCCACTTCCATCCACACGTACACCGGCCCCATCTTCTTTGCATCTTGTACGAACGTCAGTTGTTGGTTCCCTTTGTCCGCGTAAGCCTGAGCGATGTATTGGTTTATAGCCCTTGACTCTgcatttcaattttttcttttttaaaaaaaaaaaa encodes:
- the LOC113761162 gene encoding glutathione S-transferase-like, producing MAIKVHGSVFSPAVLRVFACLNEKDLESEYVEINMRAGEHKKESFLALNPFGQVPGFEDGDLKLFESRAINQYIAQAYADKGNQQLTFVQDAKKMGPVYVWMEVEAQKFDPPSSKLVFELSVKPLLGMNTDDAVVAEHEGKLGEILDVYEARLGQSKYLAGDCFTLADLNHLPAINYLMGTTARKVFDARPHVSAWCADILARPAWAKVLALQKQHPS